The Micromonospora sp. NBC_00421 DNA window GCCGGGAGGCCTTCGGGTTCGTCTTCCAGTTCGGCCAGTTGGTGCCCGAGCTGACCTGCCTGGAGAACATCGCCCTGCCGCTGCGGCTGGCCCGGGTCCCCCGGCGTGCGGCCGAACAGCGGGCCGGGCAGTGGCTGGAACGGCTGGAGGTGACCGACGTCGGCGGCAAGCGCCCCGGCGAAGTCTCCGGCGGCCAGGGGCAGCGCGTCGCGGTGGCCCGCGCGCTGGTCACCCGCCCCCGGGTGATCTTCGCAGACGAGCCGACCGGCGCGCTCGACTCACTCAACGGCGAACGGGTGATGCGGCTGCTCACCGAGGCCGCCCGGGACACCGGGGCGGCGGTGGTGCTGGTCACCCACGAGGCACGGGTGGCGGCGTACTCCGACCGGGAGGTCGTGGTGCGCGACGGGCGTACCCGGAATCTGGAGGTGGCGGCGTGAGAGGCCGGGGCGCGGTCGCGGACCTGGTGATGGGCGCCCGGATGGCCGTCACCGGTGGCCGGGAGGGCTGGACCCGGGCGCTGCTCACCGCCGTCGGCGTCGGTATCGGGGTGGCCATGCTGCTGCTCGCCACCGCCGTGCCGGGGGCGCTGGACGCCCGGCAGGCGCGCGGCGACGCCCGCGACGACCTGCGGATGGGCGAACAGGTCGCGGCCGGTCCCGGCACCCTGCTGGTCCACCCGGTGGACACCGAGTTCCGGGGCCGGCCGGTCCGGGGCCGGCTGGTCCGGCCGGAGGGGCCGGCCGCCCCCGTCCCGCCGGGGCTGACCGCCCTGCCCGGCCCCGGCGAGGCGGTCGTCTCCCCCGCCCTGCGCCGGCTGCTCGACTCCCCCGCCGGCCCGTTGTTCGCCCCCCGCCTCGGCGGCGCGCGGGTCACCGGCACCATCGCCGACGCGGGCCTCGCCGGCCCCCACGAGCTGGCCTACTACCAGGGCGACGACCGGCTGACCGACGCGCACGGGGCGACCCGGCTGGACAGGTTCGGCGGCGGGCTGCCCGGCGAGGGTCTCGGCCCGGTGCTGATGCTGCTGGTGGCGGTCATCTTCGTGGTGCTGCTGCTGCCCATCGCGGTGTTCCTCGGCTCCGCCGTGCGCTACGGCGGCGAACGCCGGGACCGCCGGCTGGCGGCGCTGCGCCTGGTCGGCGCGGACACCACCATGGTCCGGCGGATCGCCGCCGGGGAGGCCGCGGCCGGCGCGCTGCTCGGCGTCGCCGTCGGCATCGGGTTCCTGCTCGCCGGCCGCCAACTGGTCCCGCTGGTCACCCTCTACGACATCAGTGTGTACGCCTCGGACATCCGGCCGCCCGTCGTGCTGCTGCTGGCCGTCGTGCTGGCCGTGCCGGCGCTGGCCGTGCTGGTGGCGATGCTGGCGCTGCGGGCGGTGGTGGTCGAGCCGCTCGGGGTGACCCGACGCGGCACCCCGGTCCGCCGCCGGCTCTGGTGGCGGCTGCTGCTGCCCGCCGCCGGCCTGGCCCTGCTCCTGCCCGTGGCCGGTCTGCGCGACTCCGACGGCGGGGTCACCCGGTGGCTGGTGCCGGCCGGGGCGGTGCTGCTGCTGACCGGCACGGTCACCCTGCTGCCCTGGCTGACCGACCTGCTGGTCCGGCGGCTACGCGGCGGCCCGGTGCCCTGGCAGCTCGCGGTACGCCGGGTGCAGCTGGACAGCGCCACCGCCGCACGGCTGGTCAACGGCATCGCCGTGGCCGTCGCGGGCACCATCGGCCTGCAGATGCTCTTCGCCGGGATCGCCGGGGACTTCACCACCGCCAGTGGGCAGGACACCTCCCGGGCGCAAGTGCAGGTGCAGTTCCGCGACCAGCCCGACCTGGCCCGGGTGCTGCGGCAGCTCGGCGGGGCCGAGGGGGTGACCGCCGCAACCGGCACCCTCAGCACCGGGGCCAACGTCGGCTCGCCGGACGGCCCACCGGTGGAGATCCGGATCGGCGACTGCGCCGCGCTGGCCGAGTTCGCCCGCCTCGACCGGTGCGTGGACGGGGACACCTTCCTGGCGTCCAATCCGGGCGACCCGGTGGCTGTCCCCGCCGGCGCGATGCTGACCGTCGAGGACGGGTCGCGGTGGCGGGTGCCCACGACGGCGCGTGCCGCGCAGGCCCGACCCGACCCGGCCGGCTGGATGCAGAACGGGGCGCTGGTCACCCCCGGCGCGGTCGCCGGCCGGACCCTCGGTCCGCTGCGGTCGACCGTCTACCTCCAGCTCGACCCGGCCGCCTCCGACGCGGTCGAACACGTCCGCAACGCCACCGCCGCGATCGACCTGACCACGTCCGTCTCCGTGCTGTCCCCGACCATCGAGTCGCCCAAGTTCGCCGACATCCGGCGCGGCCTGGCCATCGGCACGGTCGTCACCCTGGTGCTGATCGCCACCAGCATGCTGGTCGGCACGCTGGAGCAGCTGCGGGAACGCCGCCGCCTGCTGGCCATGCTGGTGGCGGTGGGCACCCGACGCAGCACCCTCGGCTGGTCCGTGCTCTGGCAGACCGCCCTGCCGGTCGGGGTCGGGCTGGTGTTGGCGGTCGGCTTCGGGCTCGGCCTCGGCGCTGCCCTGCTGCGGATGGTGCAGGCCCCGGTCTCGATCGCCTGGCCGGTGGTCGGCTTCTCCGTCGGGCTCGGCGCGCTGACCGTCCTGGCGGTGACCGGGTTGAGCCTGCCCCTGCTGTGGCGACTCACCCGCGCTGACGGGCTGCGCACCGAGTGACCGGCCGGTCCGGGGCCACCGTCCACCGGCGGTCCCGGACCGGGTCACGGAGGTCAGCCGGCGTACGGGGTGGCGACGTCGAGGATCCAGGTGACGCCGAACCGGTCGGTGAGCATCCCGAAGCCCGGTGCCCACGGCGACGGGCCGTACTTCTCGATCAGATCGGCACCGTCGGCGAGCTTGTCCCACAACGCGCCGACCTCCTCGGCGGTGTCACCACGGACGGAGACGAAGAACCGCTCGCCGGTCAGCGTCATGCCGTTCTCGCGGGTGGTGGCGGCCGGCGCGGGCGCATCGGGGGCCTGGCCGGGCACGTCGTAGGCCATGACGGCGAAGCCGTTGTCGGCCGTGACCTGGCCGAAGACGACCCTGTCGGCGTCCGGCAGGTCCTTCGGCATCCCCAGGTCGCCGTAGCTGACGACGGTGCAGCGGCCACCGAACACGGACCGGTAGAACTCCAACGCCGCGCGGGCGTCACCCCGGAAGTTGAGGTGCGTGGTGGCGGAGATGGCCATGGTCGACTCCTTGCTGATGGTGCTCGACGCCCGGAAGTGGGCTGGTCAGGAGCAAGATTCGCAGCAGTAGGTGCCAGGGTGTGGCACCTACTCCGGGCAGAATCAGACTCATGCCGACCACGTCCGCGCGACTACTCGCCCTGCTGTCGCTGTTGCAGAGCCGTCGGGACTGGCCCGGCGGGGTGCTGGCCGCACGCCTGGGCATCAGCCTGCGTACCGTGCGCCGCGACGTCGACCGGCTCCGGGAACTCGGCTACCCCATCGCCGCCGCCAAGGGCCCCGACGGTGGCTACCGGCTCGCCGCCGGCACCGTGCTGCCGCCACTGCTGTTCGACGACGAACAGGCCGTCGCCCTCACCATCGCGCTCCAGGTCGCGGCGACCGGCACGACCGGCGGGCTCGCCGACGACGCGGCGCGGGCGCTGCACACCGTACGACAGGTGCTGCCCGCCCGGCTGCGGCAGCGGGTCGGGGCGCTCAGCGTCACCGCCGTCGCCCGGCCCACCACCGCAGCCGCCGAACCGGTCGACGGCGGGGTGCTGCTGGCGCTCGGCAGCGCCGTGCACGCCCGCGAGATCCTCCGGTTCGACTACGGGTCCGACAGCACGGACGGGCCGGCCCGGCACGCCGAACCGCACCACGTCGTCACCTGGGACGGCCGGTGGTACCTCGTCGCCTGGGACCTCGACCGGGCCGACTGGCGGACCTTCCGCGTCGACCGGATCACCCTGCGCCCGCCCCACGGGCCCCGCTTCACCCCCCGCCCACTGGCCGGCGGAGACGTCGCCACGTACCTCACCGGGGTCTTCCGGGGGTCGGGCGGCGGGTCGGCGGACTGGCCCTGCCGGGGCACGGTGGTCCTCGACCTGCCGGCGGCGACCGTCGCCCGGTACACCCGCGACGGCCTCGTCGAGGAGATCGCCCCCGACCGGTGCCGGCTCACCCTCGGGTCGTGGTCCTGGGTGAGCCTGGCCGCCGCCGTCGCCCGGTACGACGCCGAGATCACCGTCGTCGGCCCACCGCCGCTCACCGACGCGTTCGCGCTGCTGGCCGACCGGTTCACCCGCACCGCCACCGGTGGTGTCGCCGCCGTGGCACGAGCGGGCTCCGCCGCCCCGGCGCTGTCAGGCCAGCAGCGGGAGCGCGGCGAAGGTGTGGTCCCGCCACAACAGTCGTGAGGTCTCCTCCGGATAGGCGACGACCACCGGCCGTTCGTCGAAGACGCGCGTGCGGCGATCGGCGTCGTACGCCGGCCACCCGGGGTCGCCGGTCGCGGCGAACGCCGTCCACGCCCCGCGCAGCTGCCCGGACAGCTCCTGCGCGGCCGGAGTGGGCGGATCACCGATCAGCATCGCGGGCTGCCCACTGGTCAGGTTGCCGAAGACCAGCGGCACGTCCAGGCCGTGACAGGCACCGAGGCCACCGCCCAGGCCCGGCGCCGGCCAGGTCAGCTCGTAGAGGTGGACCCGGCCGCCACCGGCGAGTTGCGCGTCGGCCAGGTGCAGGCTCGGCATCCGGAACAGCCAGTCCGCGTTGACCAGCTCGTACAGCTGCTCGTCGGTCGCGTCCGGGAACGCCTCCCGGTAGCGGCGGGCACCGGCCGGGCCCGGGGCCAGCATCCGCAGCGCGGTCTCGGCCTGCTCCGGCGTGACCTGGCCGAGCACGCCGTCGAGCAGGCTGAACAGCCGGTGCTCGTCGCGGGTGTGCCCGACGAGCAGGTCGACGTCCCGCGCGGCACCGTCGGCCAGCGCCCGCCACGGGGTCGCCGGCAGCACGTCACCGTCGACGACCGGCGCGAACGGGATCGGCCGGTGGGTGATCCGCCCCCACCGTTCCCGCCACCGGACGATCCCGGCCGAAATCGCCTCACCCACGGCCGGCAGCCGGTCCGGAGCCACCGTCGACAGGTCGGCCAGGGTCGGTCGTACCCCCAGCTCGGCGGCGCAGGCGGCGGTGACGTCGGCGGCCAACTCGGGTGAGAGGAACGTCCCCGGGACGCTCTGCGCGACCGCCCGCCGGAACAGTCCGGCGGCGCGCGGCATGGCCAGCAGCGCGGCGACCGAGCCGCCACCGGCCGACTGCCCGAAGACCGTCACCCGGTCCGGGTCGCCACCGAAGGCACTGATGTTGTCCCGCACCCAGCGCAGGGCCGCGACCTGGTCGAGCAGCCCCCGGTTGGCCGGGGCCCCGTCGAGCTGCCCGAAACCCTCGAAACCGAGGCGGTAGTTGAGCGTCACCACCACGGTTCCGCCGGCGGCGAGGTGGCCGCCGTCGTACTCCGGGAGGCCGGAACAGCCGACGAGGTAACCGCCACCGGGAACCCACACCAGGACCGGCAACCCCGCCGCCGGGTCCGGCTCCGGCGTCCAGACGTTGAGCGTCAGCCAGTCGTCGCCGACGCGCTGCGGGGACGTCCCGAACGCGCCGGGCTGCGGGGGCGGCGGACCGAAGGCGACCGCCGGACGTACGCCCTGCCAGCCGCGTACCGGCTGCGGCGCGGCGAACCGGAGGGCTCCGACCGGCGGCTCGGCGTACGGGATGCCACGGAACACCGCCCGGTCCGCCTCCCGGCAGCCCCGCAGGACACCGGCCACGGTACGGACTTCCGGCGCGGACTCCGACGGCATGCTGGCCCCTCCCCCGCTCCCGGTCGGCCGCAGCATCCCAGCGCCCGCCGACCACCGGCACACCATTTAGGTCCGGACGGGAAGTCGAGGCATCTGGTGCCCTGGTGGCTATGCCGGTGATGGTGCCAAGGGCCAGGGTGACTTGTGCGGGACCCGGTCCGTCATCGCAGGCGGTCCTGGGTGTCTGCCGCGGCGGGTTGCGGTCGCGATGGTGGGCAGAGTGCAGAGAAAGCGTGGATGACGGGGGCGAGCCGGTCGGGTGTGGTGCCATGCAGGACCAGCTCGTCGGCACCGGCGTCGAGGTAGTCCTGAAGCCGGGCGGCGCAGGCATGAGGGCTTCCGGTCGCGGTGGACTCATCAAGCCAGGTTGCGGGTATCAGGCCGGCGGCCTCGGCGAGGTCGAGGGGGTCGAGAACGGCGTCGGCGTACGTGTCGCCGAGCCGGGCGATGTGGGGGTGTCCGCGCAGTCGTCGAAGCGCGTCCAGGTCCCAGCCGTTGATCCGCACCAGCCGTTCGCCGCCGACGGGAGCCTGTAGGTAGGTTGCCGCCCGACCCGCAATGACATCCCTGGCCTCGGGTGTCGGGTCGGCCGCGGTGAGGACGGTGGCGTAGATGCGCACGGCGTTCGGGTTACGGCCGCAGGTTGTCGCGGTCCGGCGGACGCGGGCGGCGGTCCGTGCGACTGCCTGCGGCGTGGTGAACGCCGGCAGGAGCACACCGTCGAAGTGTTCTCCGGCGAGCCGCAAGGACTGCTCACCTATCCCCGCCAGGACGACGCGGGGTGGCGGTGTGGTCGGCAGTTCCCGGAGCTGAAGCCTCGGGAAATCGCCTGCGGGGCCGTGGTAGGTCACCTCTTCGCCGTTCCACAGGCGGCGCAGCATGGTCACGGTGTCGACAACCACCCGTGCCGTGGCGGTGGGCGGCACACCGAGTCCGGACAGCCAGCTGCCGCCGCGTCCGAGCCCGAGCAGGAAGCGGCCTGCGGTCAGCGACTGGAGGGTGGCCGCGAGTGAGGCGAGCTGCAGAGGGTGCCGGGTCTGAAAGGGGACGACTCCGGCGGCGATGCCGGGTCTTGTGGTGCATGCGGCAAGTGCGCCTGCGAGGGCACCGAGATCCTTCGTGCCGAACTTCTCGGAGATCCACAGGTTGCTGAGCCCGAGTGCCTCTCCGGCCTGC harbors:
- a CDS encoding ABC transporter permease — protein: MRGRGAVADLVMGARMAVTGGREGWTRALLTAVGVGIGVAMLLLATAVPGALDARQARGDARDDLRMGEQVAAGPGTLLVHPVDTEFRGRPVRGRLVRPEGPAAPVPPGLTALPGPGEAVVSPALRRLLDSPAGPLFAPRLGGARVTGTIADAGLAGPHELAYYQGDDRLTDAHGATRLDRFGGGLPGEGLGPVLMLLVAVIFVVLLLPIAVFLGSAVRYGGERRDRRLAALRLVGADTTMVRRIAAGEAAAGALLGVAVGIGFLLAGRQLVPLVTLYDISVYASDIRPPVVLLLAVVLAVPALAVLVAMLALRAVVVEPLGVTRRGTPVRRRLWWRLLLPAAGLALLLPVAGLRDSDGGVTRWLVPAGAVLLLTGTVTLLPWLTDLLVRRLRGGPVPWQLAVRRVQLDSATAARLVNGIAVAVAGTIGLQMLFAGIAGDFTTASGQDTSRAQVQVQFRDQPDLARVLRQLGGAEGVTAATGTLSTGANVGSPDGPPVEIRIGDCAALAEFARLDRCVDGDTFLASNPGDPVAVPAGAMLTVEDGSRWRVPTTARAAQARPDPAGWMQNGALVTPGAVAGRTLGPLRSTVYLQLDPAASDAVEHVRNATAAIDLTTSVSVLSPTIESPKFADIRRGLAIGTVVTLVLIATSMLVGTLEQLRERRRLLAMLVAVGTRRSTLGWSVLWQTALPVGVGLVLAVGFGLGLGAALLRMVQAPVSIAWPVVGFSVGLGALTVLAVTGLSLPLLWRLTRADGLRTE
- a CDS encoding TIGR03857 family LLM class F420-dependent oxidoreductase, which encodes MGKPRGHHRALPQGPARRAAGHRKREPPRQDAVSGTPPTPTTLPLGAYILSGRVPDARTGIAQAQAGEALGLSNLWISEKFGTKDLGALAGALAACTTRPGIAAGVVPFQTRHPLQLASLAATLQSLTAGRFLLGLGRGGSWLSGLGVPPTATARVVVDTVTMLRRLWNGEEVTYHGPAGDFPRLQLRELPTTPPPRVVLAGIGEQSLRLAGEHFDGVLLPAFTTPQAVARTAARVRRTATTCGRNPNAVRIYATVLTAADPTPEARDVIAGRAATYLQAPVGGERLVRINGWDLDALRRLRGHPHIARLGDTYADAVLDPLDLAEAAGLIPATWLDESTATGSPHACAARLQDYLDAGADELVLHGTTPDRLAPVIHAFSALCPPSRPQPAAADTQDRLR
- a CDS encoding VOC family protein; amino-acid sequence: MAISATTHLNFRGDARAALEFYRSVFGGRCTVVSYGDLGMPKDLPDADRVVFGQVTADNGFAVMAYDVPGQAPDAPAPAATTRENGMTLTGERFFVSVRGDTAEEVGALWDKLADGADLIEKYGPSPWAPGFGMLTDRFGVTWILDVATPYAG
- a CDS encoding helix-turn-helix transcriptional regulator, translated to MPTTSARLLALLSLLQSRRDWPGGVLAARLGISLRTVRRDVDRLRELGYPIAAAKGPDGGYRLAAGTVLPPLLFDDEQAVALTIALQVAATGTTGGLADDAARALHTVRQVLPARLRQRVGALSVTAVARPTTAAAEPVDGGVLLALGSAVHAREILRFDYGSDSTDGPARHAEPHHVVTWDGRWYLVAWDLDRADWRTFRVDRITLRPPHGPRFTPRPLAGGDVATYLTGVFRGSGGGSADWPCRGTVVLDLPAATVARYTRDGLVEEIAPDRCRLTLGSWSWVSLAAAVARYDAEITVVGPPPLTDAFALLADRFTRTATGGVAAVARAGSAAPALSGQQRERGEGVVPPQQS
- a CDS encoding carboxylesterase/lipase family protein; the encoded protein is MPSESAPEVRTVAGVLRGCREADRAVFRGIPYAEPPVGALRFAAPQPVRGWQGVRPAVAFGPPPPQPGAFGTSPQRVGDDWLTLNVWTPEPDPAAGLPVLVWVPGGGYLVGCSGLPEYDGGHLAAGGTVVVTLNYRLGFEGFGQLDGAPANRGLLDQVAALRWVRDNISAFGGDPDRVTVFGQSAGGGSVAALLAMPRAAGLFRRAVAQSVPGTFLSPELAADVTAACAAELGVRPTLADLSTVAPDRLPAVGEAISAGIVRWRERWGRITHRPIPFAPVVDGDVLPATPWRALADGAARDVDLLVGHTRDEHRLFSLLDGVLGQVTPEQAETALRMLAPGPAGARRYREAFPDATDEQLYELVNADWLFRMPSLHLADAQLAGGGRVHLYELTWPAPGLGGGLGACHGLDVPLVFGNLTSGQPAMLIGDPPTPAAQELSGQLRGAWTAFAATGDPGWPAYDADRRTRVFDERPVVVAYPEETSRLLWRDHTFAALPLLA
- a CDS encoding ABC transporter ATP-binding protein — protein: MSAPLLAAEGLHRRFGETVALVDAALRIDEGEVVAVLGSSGSGKSTLLHCLAGIVRPDRGRVVFDGQDLVTMSDARRSALRREAFGFVFQFGQLVPELTCLENIALPLRLARVPRRAAEQRAGQWLERLEVTDVGGKRPGEVSGGQGQRVAVARALVTRPRVIFADEPTGALDSLNGERVMRLLTEAARDTGAAVVLVTHEARVAAYSDREVVVRDGRTRNLEVAA